A window of Bacillus toyonensis BCT-7112 genomic DNA:
AAACATTTAAGTACAGTATTTGGTGAAAAAACAGTAGATGAGGCGTTTGCGTCATATGATGGTCAAATGGTTCCTGTGTTAATTGTTCGTAATACACATCGTAGCTATGGGCTTATTGTAAACACAATTATCGGTCAAAGAGAAATCGTCTTAAAGTCATTAGGTGACTTCTTTGCAGAGAGTTCTAACTATTTCTCTGGTGCGACGATTCTCGGTGATGGACGAGTGGTCCTCATTTTAAACCCAGAAGGTTTATAATAGGAATGAAGGAAAGCTCCCCACTTGTATACAATTGGGGAGCTTTTTGGTTAATTATTATGAATGTATAAAAATAATTATATAACTGGAAATAAATACAGAGTAACGATTTGTATAATCAGTTTGTTAAAATATAATGAGTGTAATAAGTTGAGAGTTTATCCTGCTAGTTGCGGGTTAATAATCAGTGAGGAATGGATAGAAGTCCCATTGATTAAAGTGTCACTTTATATCATTTGATAGAAAAACAGAAATGAGGAGGCAGGGAAAATGCCTGAGCAACACACAAACGGGGAAACGAGCACAATTGTGCTAGAAAAAGAAAATGAGCATTTAACACCTCAAGAATGCGATATTCTTGGCGAAATCGCAAATATATCATTTGGTTCAGCTTCGACTGTATTATCAACAATTTTAAATAGGCAAGTAAACATTACTGCTCCTCGTGTAGAATTGGTAGATTTATATGATACAAGTGATGTTGAAGTTCCACATGTTGTGTTAAATATTCATTTTACAAAAGGATTAGATATGGAAAACCTTCTTGTTCTTAAGCAAGATGTTGCACTATCAATTGCTGATTTAATGATGATGGGGACAGGTGAAGTGGAAGAAGGAAAAGAACTTGGTGAATTAGAGCTAAGTGCTGTACAAGAAGCGATGAATCAAATGATGGGATTCGCAGCTACATCTATGTCGGAATTCTTCCAAGATACAGTAGATATGTCTCCGCCGACAATTAAAGTCGTAAAGCTATCAGAAGAGATGGAGAAAATCTCTGAAATAACTGGAAATAACACAATAGTTAAAGTATCGTTCGATCTAAAAATAGATAATCTTGTAAACTCTAAACTTGTACAAATTGTTTCGGTGGAACATGCGAAACGAATGATAAATAAATTACTGCAATTATCTGGTGAAGTAGAAGAAAGAGATGAACCGGCGGAACTGGTTGAAACTGAGATTGTAGAGGAACATGTTGAAAAAGAGCATTTAACACAAGAAGAGAAAGATGTACTCGGTGAAATTGCGAACATTTCAATCGGTTCAGCTTCAACGGTATTATCAACGCTTTTAAATCAGCCAGTCACGATTAGTACACCAAATGTAGAGGCGATTAATGTTCGTCATTATGATGGAGTACCAGTGCCATTTGTCATTTTAAATGTCGACTTTGTTGAAGGGCTAAAGAATGAGAACGTATTCGTATTTACGAAAGATGTTGCCTTAACAATGGTAGATTTAATGATGATGGGAACAGGGGAAGTTGATCCGGAAAAAGAGCTTAGTGAATTAGAACTAAGCGGTATTAAAGAGATCATGAACCAAATGATGGGGCATGCTGCAACAGCGATGTCGGAAATGTTTCAAGAAAAAATGGACATGACGCCGCCAAATGTCAAATTTGTAACGTTAAAAGAAGAAATGGAATACTTGGGAGAGTCAATGGAAGTGGACGAACTCGTTCAAATTACGTTCAATCTTGAAATTGGCGATCTTCTTCAATCGAAAATGTATCAAATTTTACCCATTTCCGAAGCGAAAGAAATGGTAAGAAGACTTCTGTATCCAATGGTGGAGGAGCAAGAAGAGATTGTCCCGGAAGAAATTGAAGAGGAAGAAATTGCGGCACCAGTTGTACAACCTATTGAATTTAAAGAAGTAAAACAGATTGAACCAGTATATATGGATACATCCATTCTACAAAATGTAGAAATGAATGTGAAATTTGTATTTGGAAGTACTGTGAAAACCATTCAAGATATATTAAGTTTACAAGAAAATGAAGCGGTTGTACTAGATGAAGATATTGATGAACCGATTCGAATTTATGTGAATGATGTATTAGTGGCATATGGTGAACTTGTAAATGTAGATGGGTTTTTCGGAGTAAAAGTGACGAAATCGCTATAAGGCGTTGAAATAGGAGTTTGAACGAGTAGATGAAAAACGTAAAGTTTTTTCTAATGAGTTGGCTATGTATACATGTGTGCTTGTTCTTCCCCCTGCAAAGTCAGGCGGAAGAACAAATTGAGCCAGAGCAAAAAATAAATAAATTGGAAGTAATAGAAGAAAATAAGAAACTTCAAGAACAGCCAGAGCAAGTAGAAATAAATCAAGGTGAAGATGAACAAAAAGAAGTGACGAATGAACAAAAGAGCGAAAGAAAGATAGAAACGGATCAAGGTGTTATTACAGTAAATAAGCCAGAGCTAAAAGTTGGCGAAGAAATGCGGATTACTGTAGAACCAAACGAGAAAGACATTCAAAGTATGAAAGGTATATTGCAGTTACAAAGAAATGGCGAGCAGTATGCACAAGAAAGAATGCTATCTTTTGAGTATGATGAAGAAACGAAGCGATGGATTGCTAACTATAAAGTCGAGAGTTTTGATTTACAAGGTGATTGGAATCTTCATCTCGTTCAAAGTTACAAAGAAAATGAGAAGGAAGAGCTCATAGAAAATGAAGTGAAAGTCCCGCTCGTTCGTATTGGAAATGAAACACCAACTATAGATAAAGAATTGCCGAAGTTACATAAAGTTACTATTGATGAAGCAAAAGAGAACTTAATTGAACGGAAACAGGGAGATTCTATACATATACGAGTGAAAGCTGCCGATGTAGAATCTGCTGTGAAAGAAGTGCGCGTTACATTAAAAGGGAAAGATGATAAAGAAATTCCCTTTTTATTAGACTACAACAAGCGTGACATGGATTGGCAAAAAGTATTTGAACTAACTGATGCCTTGCCAAATGGACAGTATAAACTATTTGTAGAAATAGTGGATGCTGCAGGCAATAAACTTGTTGCGGAAAGTGAATATATCGTTTCTGTTTTGGGACAAAAAATGGAAGATGA
This region includes:
- a CDS encoding flagellar motor switch protein, whose translation is MPEQHTNGETSTIVLEKENEHLTPQECDILGEIANISFGSASTVLSTILNRQVNITAPRVELVDLYDTSDVEVPHVVLNIHFTKGLDMENLLVLKQDVALSIADLMMMGTGEVEEGKELGELELSAVQEAMNQMMGFAATSMSEFFQDTVDMSPPTIKVVKLSEEMEKISEITGNNTIVKVSFDLKIDNLVNSKLVQIVSVEHAKRMINKLLQLSGEVEERDEPAELVETEIVEEHVEKEHLTQEEKDVLGEIANISIGSASTVLSTLLNQPVTISTPNVEAINVRHYDGVPVPFVILNVDFVEGLKNENVFVFTKDVALTMVDLMMMGTGEVDPEKELSELELSGIKEIMNQMMGHAATAMSEMFQEKMDMTPPNVKFVTLKEEMEYLGESMEVDELVQITFNLEIGDLLQSKMYQILPISEAKEMVRRLLYPMVEEQEEIVPEEIEEEEIAAPVVQPIEFKEVKQIEPVYMDTSILQNVEMNVKFVFGSTVKTIQDILSLQENEAVVLDEDIDEPIRIYVNDVLVAYGELVNVDGFFGVKVTKSL